One Cellulomonas sp. Y8 DNA segment encodes these proteins:
- the treY gene encoding malto-oligosyltrehalose synthase — protein MTVERGTEPRTPTRRLPAPGRPVPTSTYRLQLGADLTLDDAADLVPYLADLGVTHVYLSPILTAAPGSTHGYDVVDHDEVSPVLGGEPALRRLADRAHGAGLGLVLDIVPNHMAVPTPAWHNRALWSVLAEGPESPYASWFDVDWSAGEGDVLMPVLGDRIGAVLASGEIRLEHEVVPGQGDEPQPVLRYYDHTFPVRPGTEALPLAELLERQHYRLAYWRVADEELNYRRFFDVGTLAAIRVEDPAVFDATHALVLRLLDERVLDGLRIDHPDGLADPGGYLERLRERSGGAWVVVEKILQGDEELPADWDTAGTTGYEALWRIQQAFVDPGGGARLGALMHRLTGESSDALPEVVDTAKRQIVDRALYAEVYRLTELAAEVCRGDLRLRDHTWRSLHDCLVELLVAMDRYRAYVAPGRTPHPADVEVLEHAARAARAQLSPERAATMDVLVDLLLGREVGSAGRTREPQRDELVVRFQQTCGAVMAKGVEDTAFYRWTHLVSLTEVGGEPARFALSPTELLAWAVRAQQQTPLGMTTLSTHDTKRSEDVRARLGVLSELPVEWAELVGRLREATASYRSTLLDGRAENLLWQTLAGTWTADGPIAAERLNEYLTKAVREAKDRTSWTSPDEAYERAVLGVATRALADERVGALLADWEHRTRDAVRAATLGQKLVQLTLPGVADVYQGTEVPAVALVDPDNRRPVDHDAIAARLARLDEGAGARDLADEKLLVTSRALRLRRDVPEAFVGPGAGITPLPHSSGHVLTYARTADGEPRVAVVATRLAAMVDRLGGWGEHTVALPEGDWHDVLADRPVDGGVQPLADLLDRLPVALLVRRTDA, from the coding sequence GTGACCGTCGAGCGCGGGACCGAGCCCCGCACGCCGACCCGGCGCCTGCCCGCGCCGGGTCGGCCCGTCCCCACGTCGACCTACCGGCTCCAGCTCGGGGCCGACCTGACGCTGGACGACGCCGCCGACCTGGTGCCGTACCTGGCGGACCTCGGCGTCACGCACGTCTACCTGTCGCCGATCCTCACCGCGGCGCCGGGTTCGACGCACGGCTACGACGTCGTCGACCACGACGAGGTCTCCCCCGTCCTCGGCGGCGAGCCGGCGCTGCGCCGGCTCGCCGACCGGGCGCACGGGGCCGGGCTCGGCCTGGTGCTCGACATCGTGCCGAACCACATGGCCGTGCCCACGCCCGCGTGGCACAACCGCGCCCTGTGGTCCGTGCTCGCGGAGGGCCCGGAGTCGCCGTACGCGTCCTGGTTCGACGTCGACTGGTCCGCCGGCGAGGGGGACGTCCTCATGCCGGTGCTGGGTGACCGGATCGGCGCGGTGCTGGCGTCGGGCGAGATCCGGCTGGAGCACGAGGTCGTGCCGGGCCAGGGCGACGAGCCGCAGCCCGTGCTCCGCTACTACGACCACACCTTCCCCGTCCGCCCCGGCACGGAGGCGCTGCCGCTGGCCGAGCTGCTGGAGCGGCAGCACTACCGGCTGGCGTACTGGCGGGTCGCCGACGAGGAGCTCAACTACCGGCGGTTCTTCGACGTCGGCACCCTCGCCGCGATCCGCGTCGAGGACCCCGCCGTGTTCGACGCCACGCACGCCCTGGTGCTCCGGCTGCTCGACGAGAGAGTGCTCGACGGCCTGCGCATCGACCACCCCGACGGGCTCGCGGACCCGGGCGGCTACCTCGAGCGGCTGCGCGAGCGGTCGGGCGGCGCGTGGGTCGTGGTCGAGAAGATCCTGCAGGGCGACGAGGAGCTCCCCGCCGACTGGGACACCGCCGGCACCACGGGCTACGAGGCGCTGTGGCGGATCCAGCAGGCCTTCGTCGACCCCGGCGGCGGCGCCCGGCTGGGCGCGCTCATGCACCGCCTGACCGGCGAGTCGTCCGACGCGCTGCCCGAGGTGGTCGACACCGCCAAGCGGCAGATCGTGGACCGCGCGCTGTACGCCGAGGTGTACCGGCTCACCGAGCTCGCCGCCGAGGTGTGCCGCGGCGACCTGCGGCTCCGGGACCACACCTGGCGGTCGCTGCACGACTGCCTGGTCGAGCTGCTGGTGGCGATGGACCGGTACCGGGCCTACGTCGCACCGGGGCGCACCCCGCACCCGGCCGACGTCGAGGTCCTGGAGCACGCGGCCCGTGCCGCCCGCGCCCAGTTGTCACCCGAGCGCGCCGCCACCATGGACGTGCTGGTCGACCTGCTGCTGGGGCGCGAGGTCGGCAGCGCCGGCCGCACCCGGGAGCCGCAGCGCGACGAGCTCGTCGTCCGGTTCCAGCAGACCTGCGGCGCCGTGATGGCCAAGGGCGTCGAGGACACGGCGTTCTACCGGTGGACGCACCTGGTGTCGCTGACCGAGGTCGGCGGCGAGCCCGCGCGGTTCGCCCTGTCCCCCACCGAGCTGCTCGCCTGGGCCGTGCGCGCCCAGCAGCAGACCCCGCTCGGCATGACCACGCTGTCGACGCACGACACCAAGCGCAGCGAGGACGTCCGGGCCCGGCTGGGCGTCCTGTCCGAGCTGCCGGTCGAGTGGGCCGAGCTGGTCGGGCGGCTGCGGGAGGCCACGGCGTCCTACCGGAGCACGCTGCTCGACGGCCGCGCCGAGAACCTGCTCTGGCAGACCCTCGCGGGCACCTGGACCGCCGACGGACCGATCGCGGCCGAGCGGCTGAACGAGTACCTGACCAAGGCCGTCCGCGAGGCCAAGGACCGCACGTCCTGGACCAGCCCGGACGAGGCGTACGAGCGCGCGGTGCTCGGCGTCGCCACCCGGGCGCTGGCGGACGAGCGCGTCGGCGCGCTGCTCGCCGACTGGGAGCACCGCACCCGCGACGCCGTGCGCGCGGCCACCCTGGGCCAGAAGCTCGTCCAGCTCACGCTGCCGGGCGTGGCCGACGTCTACCAGGGCACCGAGGTGCCCGCGGTCGCGCTCGTCGACCCGGACAACCGCCGGCCCGTGGACCACGACGCGATCGCGGCCAGGCTGGCCCGGCTGGACGAGGGCGCGGGGGCGCGCGACCTGGCGGACGAGAAGCTGCTGGTGACCTCCCGGGCGCTGCGGCTGCGCCGGGACGTCCCCGAGGCGTTCGTCGGCCCCGGCGCCGGCATCACGCCGCTGCCGCACTCGTCCGGGCACGTGCTCACCTACGCGCGCACCGCCGACGGCGAGCCGCGGGTGGCCGTGGTCGCCACCCGGCTCGCCGCGATGGTCGACCGGCTCGGCGGCTGGGGCGAGCACACCGTCGCCCTGCCCGAGGGCGACTGGCACGACGTCCTGGCCGACCGCCCCGTCGACGGCGGGGTGCAGCCCCTGGCCGACCTGCTCGACCGGCTGCCGGTCGCCCTGCTCGTGAGGAGGACCGACGCGTGA